TAAGGGGTTTAATAAACAAAAGTCCCTTTGCTTCATCCGGAGGGGTTTGGCTATCGCTGGGATCCCAGAACGGACGCATAACTTTACTTGTGTCCTCAGGGTCTCTAAGCTCTACATAGTAGCCCTCCATTGGATACCCGGATGATCCCGGCCTGTGGTCCTCAGCATCTTTCCAAAGTACCATGCCCATTTCTGTTGATCCGTATCCATCGATAGTACGTGTGTTGAATCTTTTTTGAAATTCTTCCAGATTGCGAGGTGCAGGGCCTGATAGAACAACTCTGACATTATGTGTTTGATCCCACTCCGTAGGGTCTGCGGCCCAAAGATACTCAGCCACTGCTCCGAGCATATTCACATGAGTCGCCCCGCATTCAGTTGCCCATTTCCAAAAATTAGAGGCTGAAAAACGTGGGTAGAAAACTGCCGTTGCACCAGATCCTATTGCAGTAAACAGTGCCATAACCTGAGCGTTAGCATGTCCGAGTGTAAGCACACTCATTAAAATGTCATCACTTCTAACTCCTGATTGCTGAATGTAGCCTCTTACCGTGAGAACAACGCCGCCGTGATTTCTGGAAACACCTTTTGGCATTCCCGTTGTTCCTGAAGTAAACATGCACCTTTCAACATCATGAGTTGTAACATCTACCCCAGGATTGTCACTTGAATACTCTTCAAATGTGCTAAAGGGTAGTGCTTTGATACCTCCTATGTCAGCAGGCACTTCACCGGAAGCATTGACAATAAAAATAACTTCTAGGTTTGTTAAATCCGAAGCTATTTCCTCAATGAAAGCGAGACTATCTTCATCTACAACAAGAGCTTTTGTTTCAGAATAGTTAATAACATAAGCAAGCCTCTCGCCCTTTTCATCTTTATTAATAGGCACCTGTACTGCGCCGGTTTTATGAGTAGCAATAATTGATACGATATACTCGGCGCGGTTTAGCATATAGATAGCAACTTTATCGCCTTTTACTACTCCGTAGTCCTTAATTAATCCATTAGCAATTTTGTTAGCCCAGCTATTTGTTTGTTCATAATTGTATTCGCCGATTATGTTTCCTTCTGCGTCTGCAACTCTGAACATCGTCTTTTCCGGGAATTGTTCAGCGCCTTTTTCAAGGTATCTGGTTATTGGTTCCCATTTGTCGGTTTCATTGAAACTGCCAAATGGCAAATTCCCATTTCCTATGTATTTGGGATCGCGGGGTTTGAATAGTAATTCCATGCCTATGCTCCTTAATATAGTGCTTGTTCTAAAAAAGCGAATAATAATCTAACCGAGCGTCTGCTCGTAAGCAATTTAATTTATTATCTTCTATTTTTTTTCTTAGAGAGGGTAATGAAATTTTTTAGAAGGTCTTTTCCGTGTTTAGTTAAAATAGATTCTGGATGAAATTGAACGCCCTCAATTAGATGTTCCTTGTGTCTTATGCCCATTATTTCCCCTTCATCTGTCCATGCGCTTACCTCAAAAACATCTGGAAGGGTTTTTTTGTTTACGATTAATGAATGATACCTAGTTGCCTCAAAAGGATCAGGGATATTTTTATATACGCCTTTTCCATCGTGATGAATTTCTGAAGTCTTGCCGTGCAACAGTCTATCAGCTCTTATAATCTCGGCTCCATATGCGTGAGCAACTGATTGATGTCCCAAGCAAACTCCCAGAATCGGAAGACGTCCTGCAAACTCCTTAATGGCATCTACTGATATGCCGGCTTCTTTTGGAGTGCACGGACCGGGTGAAACGACCATGATATCAGGGTTAAGTTTGCCAATGTCCTCAAGCTCAATTTTGTCGTTTCTATAAACCACAACCTCTTCACCCAGCTCAGCCAAATAGTGAACCAGGTTATAAGTGAAAGAGTCGTAATTGTCTATCATAAGTATCATAATTTTCTCTATTATAATCCCGACTTGGTAACTTCGATAGCCCTTACTAGAGCTTTTACTTTGTTTACGCACTCTTGGTATTCTTTTTCAGGCTTGGAGTCGGCAACAATTCCAGCGCCGGCCTGAATATTTATCTCACCGTCTTTAATTACAAATGTTCTTATTGTTATACAAGTATCCATATTGCCTGAGAAGCTGAAATAACCAACTGCGCCCCCGTATGCTCCTCTACGGTTGGGTTCCATCTCTTCTATAATTTCCATAGCTCTCACTTTAGGTGCCCCCGATAATGTTCCAGCCGGAAATGTTGCTTTAAAAACGTCAAAAGCATCTTTTTTCTTGCTCAGATCAGAAATTACATTTGATACTATGTGCATCACATGAGAGTAGCGCTCAATTATCATGAGCTCATCAACTTTGACAGTTCCCGTTTTAGAAATACGTCCCAAGTCATTTCTGGCCAAATCAACAAGCATTATATGCTCGGCCCGCTCTTTTGGGTCTGCTAAAAGTTCTTCTTCTAATTTCAGATCCTCTTTTTCTGTCTTTCCCCTCGGCCTAGTTCCAGCGATAGGACGGCTTTCTACTTGCCCGTCTTCGACCCTGACCATTACCTCAGGAGATGAACCCACAAGAGTCTCGTTATTAGTGTTCAAATAGAACATGTATGGCGAAGGGTTTAAAACCCTAAGCGATCTGTAGAGATCAAACGGATCTACATCAAGCTTAGTTTTCCATCTCTGTGCAATAACTGCCTGAATAATATCCCCAGCCTTTATATATTCCTTAGTTTTTCTGACTGCCTTTTTATAATCTTCAGGTTTAAAATTTGATTTAAGTCTTGGTGTCCCCTTACTCTTTGAACTCTTAGTTGCTTTGTATAAACTCACCGGCTTTCTTAATTTCCTTTCTATTGCTTCAATCTTGGAAACAGCCTTTTCATATTCTTTTTTGGCATTTTTCGAATCAGGCACAAATGCGTTATAGATTATCTTTATTTTATGATTCACATTGTCGAAAACGAGTACCGAATCTGTAATCATAAAAAGAGCATCCCATAGACCTAGATCATCAATTCCAAGCTCCGGCAAATCTTCCACGTGCCTGACAATGTCATAGCTGAAATATCCAACCGCCCCGCCGTGAAAGCGAGGTAGCTCTGGAGTGGGCACAGGCTTATATCTAGATAGTAATTCCCTTAAAGCATCAAAAGGATCGCCTTTGCTTTTTTTTGTCCTGCCTTTTTCAGTTACTTCGATATTGCCGTTTTTTGACTTAAAAATTACTTTAGGCTCTGATCCTAAAAAGCTGTATCTTCCCCACTTCTCTCCGCCTTCGACACTTTCAAGTAGAAATGAGTACTTTCCAGACTCAATTTTTTTAAAAGCTGAAACCGGCGTATCAAAGTCTGCAAGCACCTCGCGCCAGACCGGTATTAGGTTGCCTTTTTTGAGTTTTTTCTTAAATTCAGTGAAAGAAGGAGAAATCATGGGGAGAAAGGATAAAAGGGGTAAAATTTAATGTCAAGCTAGGGCTTTAAAAGTTGGCCTGATGCTGTATTCTTTCTGATCGAAATTACTCTAACTTATAAGACTAAAATGGAGGCAAAAGGCCCGTGAGTATAAACCCTGGAATTTTCAGAGAATATGACATAAGAGGAGTTACCGGAAAGGATATTGATGAGGGCGTATTTGAAACGATTGGCAAAGCCTATGGTACTTATTTAAATAGGCTAGGTGCATCAATTATTTCAATGGGCAGAGACTGCAGGGTCAGCTCTCCTGAGTTATCAGCGGCTTTTGCAAGGGGTGTTAACTCAACAGGTATTGATGTTTTAGATATCGGAATGGTTTCAACCCCAATGCTCTACTTCTCTTTATATAGCTTAGATGTTAACGGCGGCGTGATGATTACTGCAAGTCACAACCCTGGAGAGTATAACGGTATTAAGATGTCAGAGGGTAAAAACTCATTATTCGGCGAGCAGATTCAGGAAATTAGAGAAATCGCAGAAAAAGGAGAGTTTGCATCAGGACAAGGTAACCTTGCAGGGGCAGACGTAAGATCTGAATACATAAAATTTCTTAAAGATAATCTCAATATAAATCCTGGTTTAAAAATAGCCGCAGATTATGGAAACGGCATGATCGGCATAATAGGGCCTGAAGTTTTTAGAGAATTTGGCTGCGAGATAACTGAACTCTATGAGACTCCTGACGGCACATTTCCTAATCACCATCCGGATCCCACCGTTGAAGAAAACTTAGCTGAACTTATTGATACAGTAACAAGCAACAACCTGCAAGTAGG
This Thermodesulfobacteriota bacterium DNA region includes the following protein-coding sequences:
- a CDS encoding phosphomannomutase/phosphoglucomutase, whose protein sequence is MSINPGIFREYDIRGVTGKDIDEGVFETIGKAYGTYLNRLGASIISMGRDCRVSSPELSAAFARGVNSTGIDVLDIGMVSTPMLYFSLYSLDVNGGVMITASHNPGEYNGIKMSEGKNSLFGEQIQEIREIAEKGEFASGQGNLAGADVRSEYIKFLKDNLNINPGLKIAADYGNGMIGIIGPEVFREFGCEITELYETPDGTFPNHHPDPTVEENLAELIDTVTSNNLQVGVGFDGDGDRIGVIDENGDIIWGDMLVLIFARDILSREPGSKFIGDVKCSTRLFRGIEEAGGEAIMWKTGHSLIKNKMKVEEAQMAGEMSGHIFFADKFFGYDDALYAALRLLEIISTTGKKVSELLGGIPHSVSTPEIRLECPEEIKFELVEKVKNVLSETHEVIDIDGVRIEFPYGWGLIRASNTQPALVLRFEAEDQEKLEQVKSIIEGELENQMKELSS
- the pabA gene encoding aminodeoxychorismate/anthranilate synthase component II — its product is MILMIDNYDSFTYNLVHYLAELGEEVVVYRNDKIELEDIGKLNPDIMVVSPGPCTPKEAGISVDAIKEFAGRLPILGVCLGHQSVAHAYGAEIIRADRLLHGKTSEIHHDGKGVYKNIPDPFEATRYHSLIVNKKTLPDVFEVSAWTDEGEIMGIRHKEHLIEGVQFHPESILTKHGKDLLKNFITLSKKKNRR
- a CDS encoding AMP-binding protein, whose product is MELLFKPRDPKYIGNGNLPFGSFNETDKWEPITRYLEKGAEQFPEKTMFRVADAEGNIIGEYNYEQTNSWANKIANGLIKDYGVVKGDKVAIYMLNRAEYIVSIIATHKTGAVQVPINKDEKGERLAYVINYSETKALVVDEDSLAFIEEIASDLTNLEVIFIVNASGEVPADIGGIKALPFSTFEEYSSDNPGVDVTTHDVERCMFTSGTTGMPKGVSRNHGGVVLTVRGYIQQSGVRSDDILMSVLTLGHANAQVMALFTAIGSGATAVFYPRFSASNFWKWATECGATHVNMLGAVAEYLWAADPTEWDQTHNVRVVLSGPAPRNLEEFQKRFNTRTIDGYGSTEMGMVLWKDAEDHRPGSSGYPMEGYYVELRDPEDTSKVMRPFWDPSDSQTPPDEAKGLLFIKPLIPHTTLNEYFKDERRTREAFDDDGFFNSDDLFAEGIDGRFYFQGRFSRIRVSGENVDPIAVQDVAMQHDSIQEAIAVGIRLPNVSDDEIKLNITLKKGESFDPVEFSKWMAELAPVFMVPRFIEVYQDGFPVTATQKIRVAEIKEISDNTWDRSTTDLKFRSR
- the trpE gene encoding anthranilate synthase component I, with amino-acid sequence MISPSFTEFKKKLKKGNLIPVWREVLADFDTPVSAFKKIESGKYSFLLESVEGGEKWGRYSFLGSEPKVIFKSKNGNIEVTEKGRTKKSKGDPFDALRELLSRYKPVPTPELPRFHGGAVGYFSYDIVRHVEDLPELGIDDLGLWDALFMITDSVLVFDNVNHKIKIIYNAFVPDSKNAKKEYEKAVSKIEAIERKLRKPVSLYKATKSSKSKGTPRLKSNFKPEDYKKAVRKTKEYIKAGDIIQAVIAQRWKTKLDVDPFDLYRSLRVLNPSPYMFYLNTNNETLVGSSPEVMVRVEDGQVESRPIAGTRPRGKTEKEDLKLEEELLADPKERAEHIMLVDLARNDLGRISKTGTVKVDELMIIERYSHVMHIVSNVISDLSKKKDAFDVFKATFPAGTLSGAPKVRAMEIIEEMEPNRRGAYGGAVGYFSFSGNMDTCITIRTFVIKDGEINIQAGAGIVADSKPEKEYQECVNKVKALVRAIEVTKSGL